TGTTCATCGCAAACATTTTTACTTTGATCGCCCTTATTGGAGTAATTATGAAGTCAGTTGGCGAAATAAAAGCTGTGTTGGTGTTGCTTAAGCCTGTTTTGAAAGAGAAGTTCCAAGTGGAGACTGTAGGGATATTTGGGTCCTACTCTCGAGGGGAACAAAAAGCCAACAGTGATGTAGATATTCTCGTTATTTTTGCTGAACCAAATGACATTGACTTGTTAGACCTGATTGAACTCAAACAATTTCTTAGTCGAAAACTTAAAACCAAAGTAGACGTAGTCCAAAAACGCGCTCTAAAGCAGCGAATTAAAGATAAGATATTGCAAGAGACGATTTACGTATGACCCGAGATCTGAAGCTCTACTTGGAGGATATACTTAACGCCGTGGAAGAAATTGAACAGTTCATGGAAGGGCTTTCTTTTGCAGATTTCTCCAAAAACACGATGGTTATACGTGCTGTGGCGATGGACTTTATAATCATTGGTGAAGCAGCCAGACAAGTGCCTGCTGCGCTGCGCAAAACTCAGCCTGAAGTTCCATGGTCCAAAATCGTTGGAATGAGGAACATTCTAACTCATGATTATCCCGAAACTGATACAGAGATTTTGTGGAAAACTGCCAAGAAACGCTTGCCAATTCTGAAGCCGGCAATTCAAGAAATGATAAACGAAGCTTAACGGCAAATCCCAATAGATTCTGCCTTTTAACTGAATCGGGGCTCAAGGCTTCAAAGTCACTAAACAGGTTCAAGCGTTACTTCCAGAACGTATCCGACGAGGCTTGTTTCCCTGTTTTTCATCAGTTCTAGCTGGAGTTGGGGTTATGAGTATGCGTTCATCTTTTCCCATTTGTGCATAGAAAGTCTGGATGTTGCCTAGACATTTATTGCTCTTGCGGTGACTTTGAGGACTTGGCTGGGCTCCAGTTTGAACTGCCATCGCATCAATTTTGGGATTTGGACGCAGTTGCCTCGCTGAAGGGGCGTTTTGAAGGTGACTTTTGGGTAGGTGGCAAGTTGTTCTTCACGTTTCCTTCTCAGACGTTTCCAGACGCCTGCAACCGCTTAGCGACGTTTAAAGACGCAATCTGCCACTAACTTAAGCTTCGTTTCAAAAAACGGCTTAAAATGAGCTGTTCAGAAACACGCAAAAAAACGTGTTCTTCTTCTGCTGTCAGTCAAAAGATAAGCGGAAAAAAGAAAAATTCGTGGGCGAAATCTCTTAACCGTCTAAAGCTAGGTTTAAACACCTTAGAGCCGGATGGTTTCTTAATGTGCCCAGTCTAGACTTCGTGGTTATTTGACTCGTATTGGTCTTC
The sequence above is a segment of the Candidatus Bathyarchaeota archaeon genome. Coding sequences within it:
- a CDS encoding nucleotidyltransferase family protein gives rise to the protein MKSVGEIKAVLVLLKPVLKEKFQVETVGIFGSYSRGEQKANSDVDILVIFAEPNDIDLLDLIELKQFLSRKLKTKVDVVQKRALKQRIKDKILQETIYV
- a CDS encoding DUF86 domain-containing protein, producing the protein MTRDLKLYLEDILNAVEEIEQFMEGLSFADFSKNTMVIRAVAMDFIIIGEAARQVPAALRKTQPEVPWSKIVGMRNILTHDYPETDTEILWKTAKKRLPILKPAIQEMINEA